The DNA window TCACATCCGTCAGGTTCTGCGATGAGGCATCAACGACGTGGTCGATACCAAGCTTCTTGGCGAGTGCAAGACGAACGGGGTTGATATCGGTTATAACAACCTTGCGCGCGCCGGAGCGCTTGGCAACCAGCGCGCCCATGATGCCGATAGGTCCAGCACCGGTGACAAGAACATCCTCGCCAACCAGATCAAAACTGAGCGCGGTATGGACAGCATTGCCAAACGGATCGAAAATCGCAGCGATCTCGTCGGAAATATCATCCGGAATAGGCACGACATTGTATTCGGGAATACAGACATATTCGCCGAATGAACCCGGCCGGTGTACGCCAACGCCAAGCGTGTTGCGGCAAAGATGTCCCCTGCCCGCCCGGCAATTGCGGCACGTACCACAGACAATATGGCCTTCACCGGAAACCCGCTGTCCAACCTTGTATTTCGTAACGGCTGAGCCAATATCGGCAATCTCACCGCAAAATTCATGCCCGACAACCATGGGAACGGGTATCGTCGCCTGCGCCCACTGATCCCAATTGTAGATGTGAACGTCTGTACCGCAGATCGCGGATTTCTTCACGCGGATCAGCACGTCATTGGGACCCGGCTCCGGCACAGGAACGTGTTCCATCCAGATGCCAGGTTCGGCTTTTGCCTTTACCAGTGCCTTCATCATATTCGACATGGTTTTTTCCTATTTGATGATGCCGAGATCACGCCCGACTTCCGCAAAGACGTCTATAGCGCGGGCGACATCTTCAGTTGTATGGGCAGCAGACATTTGCGTGCGGATACGCGCCTGACCTTTCGGCACGACCGGGAAGGCAAAACCGACAACATAGACGCCTTTATCAAGCATGCGCGATGCCATTTCCTG is part of the Phyllobacterium sp. T1293 genome and encodes:
- the tdh gene encoding L-threonine 3-dehydrogenase translates to MSNMMKALVKAKAEPGIWMEHVPVPEPGPNDVLIRVKKSAICGTDVHIYNWDQWAQATIPVPMVVGHEFCGEIADIGSAVTKYKVGQRVSGEGHIVCGTCRNCRAGRGHLCRNTLGVGVHRPGSFGEYVCIPEYNVVPIPDDISDEIAAIFDPFGNAVHTALSFDLVGEDVLVTGAGPIGIMGALVAKRSGARKVVITDINPVRLALAKKLGIDHVVDASSQNLTDVMRQIGMTEGFDVGLEMSGAAPAFRDMIDKMNNGGKIAILGIAPTGFEIDWNKVIFKMLNLKGIYGREMFETWYKMIAFVQGGLDLSEIITHRLPIDDFQSGFDAMRSGNSGKVVLSWH